Proteins encoded within one genomic window of Leptolyngbya sp. FACHB-261:
- a CDS encoding TIGR04168 family protein, with product MSISKRTLRIAAVGDVHDAWDLEDHRALKALEVDLVLFVGDFGNESLETVRRIAALDLPKATVFGNHDAWYTATEWGRQKCPYNREHEDWFQIQLELLQDYDVGYGYRDWPELELSVVGGRPFSWGGPLWKHEEFYHTYFDVNSFADSTDRILSGVKAANQPSLIFLAHCGPTGLGDAPEAPCGRDWQPIGGDHGDPDLEQAIVKARSAGRAVPLVVFGHMHHQLRHTKTQKRQRVHRDAAGTVYLNAADVPRIVRSPEHTLRNFSLIQLSDGVVQDINLLWLDEALNIQSQETLYSEAEPVTDSALCSL from the coding sequence ATGTCGATTTCAAAGCGTACCCTTCGCATTGCAGCCGTTGGTGATGTTCACGATGCTTGGGATTTAGAAGATCACCGCGCCTTGAAGGCTCTAGAGGTTGATCTGGTTCTGTTCGTGGGCGATTTTGGCAATGAGTCGCTAGAGACGGTGCGCAGGATTGCGGCTTTGGATTTGCCAAAAGCAACTGTGTTCGGCAACCACGATGCCTGGTACACGGCCACAGAGTGGGGCAGGCAGAAATGCCCTTACAACCGTGAGCACGAAGACTGGTTCCAAATTCAGCTAGAACTGCTCCAGGACTACGACGTCGGCTATGGCTACCGGGACTGGCCAGAGTTGGAGCTGAGTGTGGTGGGTGGGCGTCCTTTCAGTTGGGGTGGGCCACTGTGGAAGCACGAAGAGTTCTACCACACCTACTTCGATGTGAATTCATTCGCAGACTCGACTGATCGCATCTTGTCTGGGGTCAAAGCTGCTAATCAGCCCAGTCTAATTTTTCTGGCTCACTGCGGTCCTACTGGCTTGGGAGATGCCCCTGAGGCGCCCTGTGGCAGAGACTGGCAACCCATTGGTGGTGATCACGGCGACCCTGATTTGGAACAGGCGATTGTCAAAGCTCGCTCTGCTGGCCGAGCCGTGCCTCTCGTGGTGTTTGGCCACATGCACCACCAGTTGCGCCACACTAAGACCCAAAAGCGACAGCGAGTGCATCGAGATGCGGCTGGAACGGTTTATCTCAATGCCGCCGATGTCCCTCGGATTGTTCGTAGCCCAGAGCACACATTGCGGAATTTCAGCCTTATTCAGCTCAGTGACGGGGTTGTTCAAGACATCAACCTGCTCTGGCTAGATGAAGCTCTGAACATCCAAAGTCAGGAGACCCTGTATAGCGAGGCCGAGCCAGTCACTGACTCGGCTTTGTGCTCTCTGTAG
- the smpB gene encoding SsrA-binding protein SmpB — protein sequence MAEHGGKVLADNRQARHYFEILETYEAGIELTGTEVKSIRAGKANLRDAFARFRNGELLLMNMHVSPHQNTTQAFNHDPLRNRKLLMHRQEIRKLVGKVEQKGLTLVILKLYLKNGWIKADVALAKGKKLHDKRDDLKQKQAKREIERAMKVR from the coding sequence ATGGCTGAACACGGCGGCAAAGTCCTGGCTGACAACCGCCAGGCACGACATTACTTTGAAATTCTGGAGACATATGAAGCGGGAATTGAACTCACCGGTACGGAGGTGAAGTCTATCCGGGCTGGTAAGGCCAACCTAAGGGACGCTTTTGCGCGTTTTCGCAATGGTGAGTTGCTGCTGATGAACATGCATGTCTCTCCTCACCAAAATACAACTCAAGCGTTTAACCACGATCCCTTGCGCAATCGCAAACTGTTAATGCATCGGCAGGAGATCCGCAAACTGGTTGGCAAGGTTGAGCAAAAGGGGCTGACCTTGGTAATACTTAAGCTCTATCTCAAGAACGGGTGGATCAAGGCAGACGTAGCTCTAGCCAAAGGGAAGAAGCTACATGACAAACGTGACGACCTTAAGCAGAAACAGGCTAAACGCGAGATCGAGCGGGCCATGAAGGTCCGTTAA